The sequence below is a genomic window from Haloferax mediterranei ATCC 33500.
TGTCAGATGGCGGTGACCCACGCGCGGTAGTCCTCTTCGCGGCTATAGACTGCCTGGAAGACGCGATCTGCGAATCCGGCGAGTCGATTCGCATCCGAACGCGCGGTGATTCGGACGTTTGTTCCTTCGGCCTCATCCGGACTTTCGAGTTGGTCGATACGGAACTCGGGGAACTCCGAGAGCAGGTCCTTGAGGCGGTCGAGTTCCTCGTCGGTCACGTCCATATTGAACGTCCGTTCGGAGAACTGAATCCACGGCCCGGGACCCTCGCCGTCGAGGTCCGGGTTGCGTTCCGCCTCGATAGTGAGAAAGGCGCTCCCGCGGTTGCGGTGGGCCTCGACGGCGTCGGCGAAGAGTTTCCGGCGCTCACGGGATGTGTCGGCCTCGAATCGAGTCATGAACGTGGCTACTCCCGCTCGGTACAAAAACGACCCGCGTCTCGATGATGGGACAGAATAGCTCACGTCTCAATAAGAGGGCAACACGGCCCAAGGACCGCCACAAATCAAAAGAGCGTGAGCACCGCTGCAAGCGTTAGTGCGCTGATGGTGAGTAATTGTACGCCGAGGACGGCCAGCGGGGCAACGCCCGTTTCGCGCATGGCATCGAGACGAATGTCGAGTCCGAGACCGACGAACGCGAGTGCGAACAGCGCGTCGCTGGCAGTTCCCACGGCCGCCAGTGCGTCCCCGGAGAGGATACCGAGATTGGCGATAACGGCGACCAGTCCGAATCCGATGAGGAAGCGTGGAACGCCCTCGAAGACGGATTGGAGACCGCTCGTATCTCCTCCAGCGTAGCGAACTGCGTACCAGAGAGCGACGAGGCCGAGCATCGAGTTTCGGGCGAGTTTCGTCACGGTCGCCCACTGACCAGCGACTTCGGAGTGGGCGAATCCGGCCGCGGTAACCGGGCCGGTGCTGAACATACTCAATCCGGCCCAGATTCCGAACTGGCGACCGGTGAGGGGAAGCAAGTCGCCCGCGAGAGGGAACACAGCGAGGGTGAGCGCGTCGAAGAGAAGCACTGCCGCGACGACGTGTGCGAGTGACTCGCCGTCGGCATCGATGGTGCCGGCAATGGCGGTGGCCGCCGAGACGCCGCAGACACTTGCACCCGCTGCGAGAAGCGAGCCAGTTTCGTCGGCGAGACCGAACACGCGCCCGGAGACGAGTTCGACGAGCAAGACGCCCGCGCCGACCGTCACGACGACGAGTGTGACA
It includes:
- a CDS encoding YeiH family protein, producing MSEEPIARLGRLLPGLALLVVLAGVATLVAGAIPGVNALLLGVFFGAIVANATGVPEWARPGVATQTLLLETGIVLLGARIAIDELIASGPTLVTLVVVTVGAGVLLVELVSGRVFGLADETGSLLAAGASVCGVSAATAIAGTIDADGESLAHVVAAVLLFDALTLAVFPLAGDLLPLTGRQFGIWAGLSMFSTGPVTAAGFAHSEVAGQWATVTKLARNSMLGLVALWYAVRYAGGDTSGLQSVFEGVPRFLIGFGLVAVIANLGILSGDALAAVGTASDALFALAFVGLGLDIRLDAMRETGVAPLAVLGVQLLTISALTLAAVLTLF